The sequence CTGTGTGGTCTTTTCATTTCATGACATTGAGGACATTCAACGAATGTTGCTTTTCTTAATGTATAAGATGAAGCTCTTCTTTTGTTACGTCTTTGTTTTGATGTACGTCCTTTAGGTACTGCCATTAAAAACACCTCCTTAACTTACAGTAAATGTATTTCTATACTAATTCACATTTATAACATTACAATTATACTGTTTTTTGTGTCTTTTGTCAAGACTTTTTCTTTTTTATTTTAAATTATTTTGAAATAATTTCTTTTGTGTCTCTTGCTATCATTAACTCTTCATTTGTTGGGCAAATGTAGATCTTAATCTTAGCTCCGTCTTTAGCGATGTTAACTTCTTTTCCTCTTGTTCCATCGTTCTTCTTGTCATCTAGTTCTATGCCTAGGTGTTCAAGTCCGTGAAGAATTTCTCTTCTCATTGTGTCAGAGTTTTCTCCGATACCACCTGTCATAACGATAGCGTCAAGCTCTGGCATTTGAGCCATGTAAGCACCGATGTATTTCTTAACTCTGTTTGTGAACATATCAAGTGCAAGACCTGCCTTTTCGTTACCTTTGTCTCTTGCTTCTTCAAGGTCTCTGAAGTCTGAGCTTAATTTAGAAACTCCAAGCACACCTGACTTCTTGTTTAACCATTGGTTAGCTTCGTATGGTGTGATGTGTTCGTTTTCGCAAAGGAATGTTACTACTGTTGGGTCGATGTCACCTGATCTTGTACCCATTACAAGTCCTTCTAGCGGTGTAACACCCATTGATGTATCATACACTTTACCATTCTTAATGCAAGCTAAGCTTGAGCCATTGCCTAAGTGGCAGTTGATAATGTTTAGTTCTGATAAATCTTTATTAAGTATTTCAGCCATTCTATGTGCTATATATTTATGAGAAGTTCCGTGGAAACCGTATTTTCTAAGTCTGTACTTTTCGTATAGGTCGTAGTCGATAGCGTACATGTAGTTCTTAGCTGGCATTGTTTGATGGAAGGCTGTATCCATAACAACAACGTTTGGTTTGCCCTTTACAAGCTCTTCGCAAGCTTCTATACCCATAAGGTTTGCTGGGTTGTGAAGTGGTCCAAAGCAGATGAACTTTTCGATAGTCTTCTTTACATCTTCAGTAACTAGTGTTGAGTCAGTTATTATGTCTCCACCATGTAGTACTCTGTGACCGATACCGTCAATCTCATCAAGTGAAGCAACAACGCCGTGTTCTTTATTAACTAGTGCATCAAATACATGCTTCATAGCGTCCTTGTGGTTCTTCATGTCTTCTTCAACTACAAAGTTTTCTTTTCCTTCTACTTTGTGAGTAAGCTTTGAGCCATTGATACCGATTCTTTCTACTAAACCTTTACAGATTACGCTTTCATCATCCATGTTCATTAGTTGGTACTTTAATGATGATGATCCGCAATTAATTACTAATATTTTCATTTTTACCTCCCTAAATATTTAACAAAATACATATATATGAT comes from Fenollaria sporofastidiosus and encodes:
- the rpmF gene encoding 50S ribosomal protein L32, with the protein product MAVPKGRTSKQRRNKRRASSYTLRKATFVECPQCHEMKRPHRVCMSCGYYNGEKVLDVE
- a CDS encoding acetate kinase, with protein sequence MKILVINCGSSSLKYQLMNMDDESVICKGLVERIGINGSKLTHKVEGKENFVVEEDMKNHKDAMKHVFDALVNKEHGVVASLDEIDGIGHRVLHGGDIITDSTLVTEDVKKTIEKFICFGPLHNPANLMGIEACEELVKGKPNVVVMDTAFHQTMPAKNYMYAIDYDLYEKYRLRKYGFHGTSHKYIAHRMAEILNKDLSELNIINCHLGNGSSLACIKNGKVYDTSMGVTPLEGLVMGTRSGDIDPTVVTFLCENEHITPYEANQWLNKKSGVLGVSKLSSDFRDLEEARDKGNEKAGLALDMFTNRVKKYIGAYMAQMPELDAIVMTGGIGENSDTMRREILHGLEHLGIELDDKKNDGTRGKEVNIAKDGAKIKIYICPTNEELMIARDTKEIISK